The following are from one region of the Bactrocera oleae isolate idBacOlea1 chromosome 6, idBacOlea1, whole genome shotgun sequence genome:
- the LOC106626554 gene encoding serine protease 1, giving the protein MKFLVVFTLLLASVYASPVLFQRQLEVPVLADDLEGRITNGKTAFPGQFPYQVGISLRLSAISSSWCGGSLIGNQWVLTAAHCTDGVQSLTVYLGAIVRSSPEVQIAVPKSNIIIHENWNARTVKNDISLIKIPSVSYSSRIRPVNLPAISNSYSNYVGTTAVASGWGLISDSASRVTNNLQYAYVPVVANSVCSRVYGNSVVSSSNICISTAGGISTCRGDSGGPLVDTSSNVQIGLTSFGASGGCTRGYPAAFTRVTSYLDWIRSKTGISA; this is encoded by the exons ATGAAGTTCCTAGTAGTTTTCACTTTGCTCTTGGCTTCTGTCTACGCTTCACCAGTACTCTTCCAACGTCAATTGGAAGTTCCAGTTTTGGCTGATGACCTAGAAGGACGTATTACCAATGGTAAAACCGCTTTTCCTGGCCAGTTCCCGTATCAAGTTGGAATTTCATTGAGATTGAGCGCAATCTCGTCTTCCTGGTGTGGTGGTTCTTTGATTGGCAACCAATGGGTCCTTACCGCTGCTCACTGCACTGATGG TGTTCAATCCCTGACTGTCTACTTGGGTGCAATCGTTCGTAGCTCGCCCGAAGTTCAAATTGCCGTACCCAAGAGCAACATTATCATCCACGAAAATTGGAATGCCCGTACTGTGAAGAACGACATTTCCCTCATCAAAATCCCATCTGTTTCCTACTCCAGCAGAATACGACCTGTCAACTTGCCCGCTATCTCAAACTCCTACTCCAACTATGTTGGTACAACAGCTGTTGCCTCCGGTTGGGGACTCATCAGCGATTCAGCTTCTAGAGTGACAAATAATTTGCAATACGCTTACGTGCCAGTGGTTGCCAACAGTGTCTGCTCCCGTGTTTATGGCAATTCGGTTGTGTCTTCATCTAACATATGCATTTCGACCGCAGGTGGTATTTCTACTTGCAGAGGTGACTCTGGTGGCCCATTGGTAGACACCTCCTCAAACGTACAGATCGGTTTGACTTCATTCGGTGCTAGCGGCGGCTGCACTAGGGGTTACCCAGCTGCCTTTACCCGTGTGACCAGCTACTTGGACTGGATTAGGAGCAAAACTGGCATTTCTGCTTAA